In Euphorbia lathyris chromosome 9, ddEupLath1.1, whole genome shotgun sequence, the following are encoded in one genomic region:
- the LOC136206655 gene encoding histone H2A — protein sequence MDTGGKLKKGAGGRKGGGPKKKPVSRSVKAGLQFPVGRIGRFLKKGRYARRVGSGAPVYMAAVLEYLAAEVLELAGNAARDNKKNRIIPRHVLLAVRNDEELGKLLAGVTIAHGGVIPNINPILLPKKSEKAAATKEPKSPSKAAKSPKKA from the exons ATGGATACCGGAGGAAAGTTGAAGAAAGGAGCCGGAGGAAGAAAAGGAGGTGGTCCAAAGAAGAAGCCGGTCTCCAGGTCCGTTAAAGCCGGTCTTCAGTTTCCAGTAGGTCGGATCGGTCGATTCTTGAAGAAAGGCCGGTATGCTCGGCGTGTAGGAAGCGGTGCTCCCGTTTACATGGCCGCTGTGCTTGAGTATCTTGCCGCTGAG GTGTTGGAGCTGGCTGGTAATGCAGCAAGAGATAACAAGAAAAATAGGATTATACCAAGGCATGTGCTGTTGGCCGTGAGGAACGATGAAGAACTAGGAAAGCTGTTAGCAGGTGTGACCATAGCTCACGGTGGAGTTATACCAAACATTAACCCAATACTTTTGCCGAAGAAATCTGAGAAGGCAGCGGCTACCAAGGAGCCCAAATCACCATCCAAGGCCGCTAAATCTCCTAAGAAGGCTTAG
- the LOC136206654 gene encoding disease resistance protein RPV1-like, with amino-acid sequence MVSRWTYDVFLSFGGKDIRKGFTGHLFAALYRNGFNIFLDEEKLEYGEEIGEVSLKGIKDSKLALILLSKDYAFSACCLEELVQILKCKKQDDVWPIFYDVDPSHVEEIKGSYELAFIQHKKRFKQDIIKKWKDALQQVSYFKGLDLPKHLDGHEAENIDHIVDELTRRLSPKMLHVAIHPVRLPSLAENVISLMANELEEIRIVGIYGMGGIGKSAIAKEVYNSIHHMYKNSCFLENVREVSSSKGIAHLQRKLLTELSGKKHAKIQRPEIGLNLIIEKLSQSKVLFVLDDVDEMDHIHKLLGNWDWLFPGSRVIITTRFKDFLTPSELYFQYEVDKMDVNDSLHLLSLHAFGQNHPVEDYVACARKMVHYCGGIPLALEVLGSSLSCQSVSVWNSRLEKLKVIANNDIHSKLKISYDSLDETEQLIFLDIACFFIGYDKEYVIKILDGCCFFSIQGISTLTQRCLIKVGSNNKLVMHDLLRDMGREIVRQQNAIDPGERSRLWHHEDVIDVLADKMGTNEVEGLVLNKPGLKHTWSTKTFKKMKMLRLLQLNYVGLTGSYEHISSKLRWLCWRQFPLEFIPYDLSLENLIVLDIRYSSLKNFMESGKTATKLKFLNLSHSHKLVGIPDFEGCQSLEKLLLKDCTRLENIGDTVGLLSSLLFLNIQDCKSLKNLPGSIGGLKSLETLNMSGCSKLEVVPETIGNLTNLTLLTLENCENLRSLPGCIGDLKSLQELTLSGCSKLKLLPESLGFLSSLVSLNLQNCENLKSLPESIGHLRSLEKLDMSGCSKLENLPESTGHFDSLLFWNLQDCKSLNNFPSNILGLRSLQKLSLSGCLKLKELPEELGNLKSLVDLNLDETRIGSLPESIRNLKKLEILSLRECPLVFSPETNSHAMSILPYSLKKLDVRYCNLVDEVIPDDLQGLYFLEELKVCGNKFTNLPMSICSLPNLAHLFLNECKELRSIPQLQSSVNTLEANHCSLLENIDLTNFPEDRPLKLEGCVNLKELKGFFNSEPLEVEVAEKLVGSSIQDSITNFAVRRIICQTFGNKICSLQALFERGIYSIFLPGNEVPTWFSHRNVGNIVSLEVPEIDAGSAISGVVTYATYAWKTSSSCFCVPLATITNKTKLFRWIHQPNVTFFSSDVGQDISWMAYWMFDFHTRDDKLDTGWLFKEQTAEGDEVEFSINMGFGTDVKNCGIHLLCHGSLLSDELAVISSAASRHHKRFSSTFPQLLTMESDGEITFKNHVPPLNQEFIEWSKQRTQKIEENSSMREHER; translated from the exons ATGGTTTCACGGTGGACTTACGACGTGTTCCTGAGTTTCGGAGGAAAGGACATAAGGAAAGGTTTCACCGGACACCTCTTTGCTGCTCTATATCGGAATGGATTCAACATTTTTCTCGATGAGGAAAAGCTGGAATACGGCGAGGAAATCGGAGAAGTATCTTTGAAAGGAATTAAAGACTCAAAATTAGCACTAATTCTTTTGTCCAAAGACTATGCATTCTCTGCATGCTGCTTGGAAGAGCTGGTCCAAATCCTAAAGTGTAAGAAGCAAGATGATGTTTGGCCAATTTTTTATGATGTTGATCCATCTCATGTTGAGGAGATCAAAGGAAGCTATGAATTAGCATTTATTCAGCATAAAAAACGTTTTAAGCAAGACATCATCAAGAAGTGGAAAGATGCATTGCAACAAGTTTCTTATTTCAAGGGCCTTGATCTACCTAAGCATCTGGATGG ACATGAGGCAGAAAATATTGATCATATTGTAGACGAGTTAACAAGAAGACTAAGTCCAAAAATGCTTCATGTTGCAATTCACCCTGTTAGGTTACCATCTCTAGCTGAAAATGTAATTTCATTAATGGCTAACGAGTTAGAAGAGATACGCATAGTTGGGATATATGGGATGGGAGGCATCGGTAAGTCAGCTATTGCAAAGGAGGTTTACAATTCAATCCATCATATGTATAAAAACAGTTGTTTCCTTGAAAATGTTAGAGAAGTCTCGAGTTCTAAAGGTATAGCTCATTTGCAGAGAAAACTTTTGACTGAGCTATCTGGAAAAAAGCATGCAAAAATCCAACGTCCGGAAATAGGCTTGAATTTGATTATAGAAAAACTATCTCAAAGCAAGGTTCTTTTTGTTCTAGACGATGTTGATGAAATGGATCATATACACAAACTTCTTGGGAATTGGGATTGGTTATTTCCAGGTAGTAGAGTGATCATAACTACAAGATTCAAGGACTTTTTAACTCCATCTGAGTTATATTTCCAATACGAGGTTGATAAAATGGATGTCAATGATTCTCTTCATCTCCTTAGTTTACATGCCTTTGGACAAAATCACCCGGTTGAAGATTATGTTGCTTGTGCAAGAAAGATGGTACATTATTGTGGGGGAATTCCTTTAGCTCTTGAAGTTTTGGGTTCTTCTTTGAGTTGCCAAAGTGTTTCTGTGTGGAATAGCAGGTTAGAGAAACTCAAAGTGATTGCCAACAATGATATTCACAGCAAGCTCAAAATAAGCTACGACTCTCTTGATGAAACTGAACAGCTTATATTTCTTGATATTGCTTGTTTCTTCATAGGGTATGATAAGGAGTATGTCATAAAAATACTAGATGGATGTTGTTTTTTCTCAATTCAAGGCATCAGTACCCTCACCCAAAGATGTCTAATAAAGGTTGGGTCTAATAATAAGTTGGTGATGCACGATTTGCTTCGAGACATGGGAAGAGAAATCGTTCGCCAACAGAATGCCATAGATCCTGGGGAGCGTAGTAGATTGTGGCATCATGAAGATGTAATTGATGTTTTGGCAGATAAAATG GGTACAAATGAAGTTGAAGGCCTTGTTTTGAACAAGCCAGGATTAAAACACACTTGGAGTACCAAGACTTTCAAGAAGATGAAAATGTTGAGGCTGCTTCAACTGAATTACGTCGGCCTGACAGGAAGTTATGAGCATATATCTAGCAAGTTAAGATGGTTGTGTTGGCGACAATTTCCCTTGGAGTTTATACCATACGATCTCAGTCTAGAAAATCTGATTGTTCTTGATATAAGATATAGCAGCCTAAAAAACTTTATGGAGTCCGGAAAG ACTGCAACTAAGCTGAAATTCCTTAACCTCAGTCACTCTCACAAGCTTGTTGGAATTCCTGATTTTGAAGGCTGCCAAAGTCTTGAGAAGTTATTGCTAAAAGATTGCACTAGATTGGAAAATATTGGTGACACAGTTGGACTTCTTTCTAGTCTCCTTTTCTTGAATATTCAAGATTGCAAGAGTCTTAAGAATCTTCCAGGAAGTATAGGCGGACTAAAATCACTTGAAACGCTTAATATGTCCGGCTGCTCTAAACTTGAAGTGGTGCCTGAAACCATTGGAAATCTAACTAACCTTACTCTGCTGACTCTAGAAAATTGTGAGAACTTGCGGAGTCTTCCAGGGTGCATTGGTGACCTCAAATCACTACAGGAGCTAACCTTATCGGGCTGTTCTAAACTTAAGTTACTGCCTGAATCCTTGGGGTTCCTTTCTAGCCTAGTTTCCTTGAATTTGCAGAACTGTGAAAACCTCAAGAGTCTTCCAGAAAGCATTGGCCATCTACGGTCACTTGAGAAGCTTGACATGTCAGGCTGCTCGAAACTCGAAAATTTGCCCGAGTCTACTGGGCATTTTGATTCCCTTCTATTTTGGAATTTGCAAGACTGCAAGAGTCTAAATAATTTTCCTAGCAACATTTTGGGTCTAAGATCACTTCAAAAGCTTAGCTTGTCAGGCTGcttgaaactcaaagaattgcCTGAGGAACTAGGAAACTTGAAGTCCTTAGTTGATCTTAATCTTGATGAAACAAGAATAGGTTCCTTGCCTGAAAGCATCAGGAATTTGAAAAAGCTTGAAATTTTGAGTCTGCGTGAATGTCCTCTTGTGTTTTCACCTGAAACGAATTCACATGCTATGAGCATTCTGCCATATTCTTTAAAAAAGCTGGATGTCAGGTATTGTAACCTAGTGGATGAGGTAATTCCCGATGATCTTCAAGGATTGTATTTCTTGGAAGAGTTGAAAGTATGTGGAAACAAATTCACAAATTTACCAATGAGCATATGCAGCCTTCCAAATCTTGCCCATCTTTTCTTAAATGAATGTAAAGAGCTCCGATCTATACCACAGCTTCAGTCAAGTGTAAACACCTTGGAAGCTAATCATTGTTCATTATTGGAAAATATTGATCTAACAAACTTTCCAGAGGATCGACCTTTGAAGCTCGAAGGGTGTGTGAATTTAAAAGAATTGAAAGGCTTTTTCAACTCAGAACCACTAGAAGTTGAAGTTGCTGAAAAACTCGTGGGAAGCTCAATCCAAGACTCAATTACAAACTTTGCTGTACGCAGAATCATCTGTCAAACATTTGGTAATAAGATCTGTTCGTTGCAG GCTCTCTTCGAAAGGGGTATATATAGCATCTTCTTACCAGGAAATGAGGTTCCAACATGGTTCAGCCATCGAAACGTAGGGAACATTGTGTCGTTGGAAGTGCCTGAAATCGATGCAGGTTCAGCAATCAGTGGAGTTGTTACATATGCCACATATGCTTGGAAAACTTCTAGCTCTTGCTTCTGTGTACCTCTCGCCACAATCActaacaaaaccaaattgtttcgGTGGATACATCAACCAAATGTCACCTTCTTTTCGAGTGACGTTGGGCAAGATATCAGCTGGATGGCCTATTGGATGTTCGATTTTCACACCAGGGATGATAAATTAGATACAGGGTGGCTATTTAAGGAACAAACAGCTGAAGGGGATGAAGTAGAATTTTCAATTAACATGGGTTTTGGAACCGATGTTAAAAACTGTGGCATCCATTTGCTTTGCCATGGCAGCTTGCTCTCAGATGAACTTGCAGTCATTTCTTCTGCAGCATCCAGGCATCATAAAAGGTTCTCATCTACTTTTCCGCAGTTGTTAACAATGGAGAGCGATGGAGAAATAACTTTCAAAAATCATGTTCCACCTCTGAATCAAGAATTTATTGA GTGGTCAAAACAGAGAACTCAGAAAATAGAGGAAAATTCTTCTATGAGAGAGCATGAACGATAA
- the LOC136205870 gene encoding uncharacterized protein, with protein MDITSSRRGVGGVLVDEIESSLRKFVRVEDIQETYASQSDDNSDDAEESEELEPFGPELGVGSMEKDVTDPRTEEDDPEAALQLLFSEGSTQPIVPIVSAMKGTREKLGASPRKLTVNWAPDVYDPVPNSLSHAVKSKQKKSRKDKDKDNNNYKKNGKKGQKGYSKGGAGSKDKKQHRKTGGRSEKCYRSCDGLDSSDEFDVGSPDYCGSSFLKKSPANFHYSVAEAL; from the exons ATGGACATCACCTCTAGTCGGCGTGGTGTGGGTGGTGTTTTGGTAGATGAAATTGAAAGCAGTTTGCGCAAGTTCGTCCGCGTAGAAGATATTCAAGAAACATATGCATCTCAATCTGATGATAATAGTGATGATGCAGAGGAATCTGAAGAGCTTGAGCCCTTTGGGCCTGAACTTGGTGTGGGGAGCATGGAGAAGGATGTGACAGATCCACGCACTGAAGAAGATGATCCAGAAGCAGCACTGCAGCTGCTGTTCTCTGAGGGATCCACACAGCCCATTGTGCCG ATTGTTTCTGCCATGAAAGGCACTCGAGAGAAACTGGGAGCATCCCCAAGGAAACTGACTGTGAATTGGGCACCCGATGTGTATGATCCAGTTCCTAATTCGTTATCGCACGCTGTGAAAAGCAAACAGAAGAAGTCTAGGAAAGACAAAGACAAAGATAACAACAATTACAAGAAAAATGGAAAGAAAGGACAGAAGGGTTACTCGAAAGGAGGAGCTGGCAGTAAAGACAAGAAGCAACATCGTAAAACTGGTGGGAGGTCTGAAAAGTGTTATCGTAGTTGTGATGGACTGGATTCGTCTGATGAATTTGATGTTGGTAGTCCGGACTATTGTGGAAGTAGTTTCCTGAAAAAATCCCCGGCCAACTTTCACTACTCTGTTGCTGAAGCATTGTGA